The genomic region TCGAATTTTCTTATAGCATTTACTTTTATATCAGATAAAAAGTCCTTAACTGCTGCGTATAATATAACTATTTGCTTTTCTACCGGCATTGGTTCGTATTGATTTTGCTTTAATACTTCAACAAGTCTTTTACCTTTTTCTAATCTCTTTTTAGAATCCTTATCTAAATCTGATCCAAATTGTGCAAAAGCTTCTAGTTCCCTATACTGAGCAAGTTCTAATCTTAATGTACCTGATACCTGTTTCATAGCCTTTGTTTGAGCATTTCCTCCAACTCTTGATACGGAAATACCAGCATTTACTGCAGGTCTTTGTCCAGCCCTAAATAAATCTGCATCTAAAAATATTTGTCCATCTGTTATTGAAATTACATTAGTTGGTATATATGCTGTAACATCTCCTGCTAGTGTTTCTATAATTGGAAGGGCTGTTAATGAGCCTCCACCATTTTCTTCTGAAAGCTTTGCTGCTCTTTCTAAAAGTCTTGAATGAATATAGAAAACATCTCCCGGGTATGCTTCTCTACCTGGTGGTCTTCTTAATAATAATGACATTGTTCTATAAGCTACTGCATGTTTAGATAGATCGTCATATATTATTAGAACATCTTTTCCATCATGCATAAAATATTCACCCATACTGCATCCAGCATATGGCGCTAAGTATTGTAGAGGTGCAGATTCTGATGCTGTACCACTAACTACTATTGTATAATCTAGTGCACCAGCTTTATCTAAGGTATTTACTATATGTGCTACAGTTGACTGTTTTTGTCCTATTGCAACATAAATACAAATTACATCTTTTCCTTTTTGATTTATTATAGCATCTATTGCAATTGCAGTTTTTCCTGTTTGTCTATCTCCTATTATAAGTTCTCTTTGTCCCTTACCAATAGGTATCATGGAATCAATTGCCTTTATACCTGTTTGCAGCGGTTCATTTACTGAACTTCTATCTATAATACTTGGTGCTGGTACTTCTATTGGTCTATAGCCTGAATTATTTATTGGTCCCTTACCATCAATAGGTTCACCTAATGAATTTACAACTCTACCAAGAAGTGCCTCTCCTACAGGAACTTCTACAATTTTATTAGTTCTTTTTACTATATCTCCTTCTTTGATTTCATCTTCAGGTCCAAGTAAAACACAACCAACATTATCTTGTTCTAAATTTAGAGCCATTCCATAAACATTGTTAGGAAATTCTAATAGTTCTCCCTGCATACAATCATCTAATCCATAAACTCTTGCTATACCATCACCAACTTGAACTATTGTTCCTGAATCTACTGTTTCAACCTTTTCTTCATATCTTTCTATTTCTTTCCTAATTATGGAAGTAATTTCTTCAGGATTAATGTGCATATCCTCACCTCTATTCTCTTCTAGTAACTAATTGCTTTATTCCATTTAATTTAGATCTAACTGTTCCATCAATAACATCATTATCAATTCTTAAATAAATTCCTCCTAGAATGCTAGGATCAATTATTTCCTCTAAAATTATTGCCTTGTTATACTTTTTTTCTAACTTTGTAACTAATTCATTTCTTTCTTTGTCAGTAAGAGGGATAGTTGTTTTTACAATTCCTTTGATAGTATTTTTTCTTTCTAACTGTATTTTTTCCAATTGAATAATTTTTTCTTTTAAAAATAAAATTCTGTCTTTTTCTATTAACAATAATAAAAATGTCAGTAATTCTTCATCTATTTTTCCTTTAAAAATACTAATAAAGGTTTTTTTCTTTTGTTTTGTACTTATTTGTGGATGCTTAATTACTTCTTTAAGTTCCGCATTATTTTCTATAAGTTCATTTATATCCTTTAGGTCTTGGATATACTTGTCCACATTGCCTTTTTTTTCTGCTATATCATAAAGGGCTAAAGCATATCTACGGTCTAAATATTCATACATTATGAATTACCTACCTTTGTAATGAAGTCCTCAATAAGTTCTCTATTCTTGTCTTCATCTATATTTTTTTCAATAATCTTTTCAGCTAATTCCATAGCTAAATCAACAACTTGAGTTTTTAACTGAGCTTCTGCTTTTTCTCTTTCCCTAGCGATTTCCTTTCTGGCTCTAAGTATTATTACTTTAGCTTCTTCATTTGCTTCTTCTATTATTTCATGATAAATTTTATCAGCTTTAGCCTTTTCTTGTTGAGTTATCAACTTACCTTCTTCTCTAGCTTTCTTTAGAATTTTTTCATTCTCTATAGCAAGTATTCTAGCCTTTGTAATTTCTTCTTCAGCATTATCTAATTTTTCGTTTATTAATTCCTCTCTCTCTTCAATAATTGCAGCAATTTTTGCAAAGAAAAACTTTTTAAGTATTAAATATAAAATCACAAAGTTTATTATTGTTGCTATAAGGGTGCTTGGGTTTATACTCATATTTGCTGCTCCCTTCTATAATTATCATTTATTTTTACCATTTATTTTATACCTACAAATATTAAAAGTATTGAAACTAATAATCCATAAATAGCTGTTGCTTCTGCAAAAGCTGAACCTAGCATTAAAGCTGTAGTTATCTTTCCACTAGCTTCTGGTTGTCTCGCTATTCCCTCTACTGCTTTTGCTGTTGCATTTCCAATTCCAATTGCAGCTCCTATACCTACTAGTACTGCTATTGCTGCTCCAAGTGCTCTCATTTCCATAAATAAATTCCTCCTTTATATAAATCATACTTTTTCTTTAATGTTCTTCTTCTGGGTTTGAATGTTCTGCTGTTATTTTTATATTTATCATTGTAAGCATAACAAATATGATTGTTTGTATTGCTCCATCAAATATATCAAAATATGCATGTAATGGTACTGGTATTACTAATTGAGCAAAGAAACTTAATCCATGCAAAGCTTCATAACATAACTCTACTAGGAAAGTAGCTGCTAATATATTACCAAATAATCTTAATGCTAATGATATTGGGAGCATTATTCTTTCTAGTATATTTATCGGTGTAATTATCCATGTTGGCTTTGCGTAAGCAACAAAATATTTCTTTAAGCCATGTTTTTTTATTGGATAATATTGCACCATAAAAAAGGTTATTAAACCTAATCCTACTGTAACACTAAAATTTTTAGTTGGTATAGGCAACCCTGTTAATCCCATAAGATTCATTATCAATAAAAATATAAATAATGTTCCTATAAAGGGCATTAATTCTAAATTTTTCTCTCCCATGTTTGCAACTAATACATCTCTTAATTTTTCGTATAATAGTTCTACAGTAGCTTGTTTCTTACTTGGCCTAATTTTTAAATCTCTAGTTGTCCATAATGCAAGTAAAATTATAATTAACATAATAGCCCATTGTATTACTATTTCAGGAACAATGTCTATAGTTATAGGACCAAGAGAAAATGACCAAATAGGTTCCAACTGCTCCAATTAACTCTCCTCCTTCCTCACATTAATCCAATATATTACTTGAAAAATAAAATGAAGCATATAGCCTAATATATAAGCTATAATTTCCATAAGATTATTTAAAAAAGGGATTGCAAGAATTACTATTATCAATATTCTTATTATGTAAGTAATAAAAAGAAATACACCTTTACCCTTTTTCAAAGCATATTCTAGTAAAATACCGCTAGATACTGCATTTATCAAAGATACTAAATCTCCAAATAAAAAAATAATAGAAAATTTTATATTCACTACTATAGATAGAATTATTGTAAGAAAAAATCCTCCTATTAAATCATATTTTATCATTATTTTAAATAAGTTATTCATTTCCTTACTCATCTATCTACACCCCATTCAACTTATGTTATTATAGTCCTATAAAAAAATAATTTAAAATCTTGTATTTGCCCATTTTAATCTATAATATATGTAATTTTTTCATTTTTAATAGTTTTAGTTCTATTTTCTTACTTCACTTCTAAATATCATCAATTTGCTAAGTATAATTAAGAAATTAAAGTAATTATATATTTTTATTATTCATTTTCCATTCTCATTTTTAAAATAAAAAACTCCCTAAAGGAAGTTTTTTTATTTTAAAAATTCTTTTATCTCTAATTTTCTTATATTAAAATAATTTTCTATTATATCTGCTATTCTTTTTGATGCATAACCATCTCCATATGGATTAGTTGCCCTGCTCATTTTTAAATATTCATCCTCATTTTTTATTAATTTATTAGCTTCATAAACTATTTTTTCAACATCTGTTCCTACAAGTTTTACTGTTCCATATTCTACAGCTTCTGGTCTTTCTGTAACGTCTCTTAAAACTAATACAGGCTTTCCTAAATGTGGTGCTTCTTCCTGTAATCCACCTGAATCTGTCATTACCATAAAGCATTTATTCATTAAATTATGAGTTTCATTAGTATCAAGTGGGTTTAATAAATGAATTCTTTCATTATTACCTAATTTTTCATAAACAACATCTCTTACAATAGGATTTAAATGAACTAAATATATTAATTCTACATCTTCATTTTCTTTTACAATTCTATTTAAAGCTTCACATATATTATTAATTCCTTCTCCCCAGTTTTCTCTTCTGTGGGCAGTAATTAAAATAACTTTTTTATTTATATAATCTATGTTATTAAGTAAATCAATACTAAATTTAAAATCTTCTTTAACTGTATGATGCATAGCATCAATAACAGTATTACCTGTTATATATATATCTTTTTCATTTACTCCTTCTTTTATGAGATTTTTCTTTGAATTTTTAGTAGGAGCAAAATGTAAATCTGCTAGTGAAGCTGTTAATTTTCTATTCATTTCTTCTGGAAATGGAAAATACTTATTATGAGTTCTAAGTCCAGCCTCAACATGACCAACCTTAATTTGTTGATAAAAGGCTGCTAAAGCTCCAGAAAAAGTTGTCGTTGTATCTCCATGAACTAATACCATATCTGGTTTTTCTTTTGAAAAAATTTCTTCTAATCCCTCTAATACTCTATTTGTTATACCTGTTAAACTTTGCTTATTTTTCATTATATTTAAATCAAAATCAGGATTTATATCAAAATATTCTAGTACTTGATCTAACATCTCTCTATGCTGTGCAGTTACACATACTTTTGATACTATTCCTTCTCTTTTCTCTAATTCCTTAACTAGAGGAGCCATTTTTATTGCTTCTGGTCTAGTACCAAAGATAGTTATTATCTTTTTCTTTTCCAACTTTTTTTCCTCCTAATATTACATGTAAATATTTAAATCATTTATTTAATACATCATTATTATATTTATGTAAATATATTCTATTCAATTATACTACCAACTACAGCAATTAACAATTGAGAATTGACAATTTCGAAGGAGTTTAAAGCTAACTGAAACTTTACAAAATAAAAAAACTCCCTTACGGGAGTTTTTACCTAAATTATGAATTGTAAATTATGCATAGCCTTTAGATATTCGGAGTTTATTCCTTAATTATCAATTGAACTACTTAGTTCCGAACAATCTATCTCCGGCATCTCCTAAACCTGGTACAATATATCCATTTTCATTTAATTTTTCATCTATTTCAGCTAGATAAATATCTACATCTGGATGTTGTTCTTGAACATATTTAATTCCTTCTGGAGCTCCAACTAAGCACATAAGTCTAAGGTTCTTAGCTCCTCTCTTCTTTAACATCGTTAAAGCATCTGCTGATGAACCACCTGTTGCAAGCATTGGATCTACTACAATTACATCTCTTTCTGCTATATCTTGAGGTAATTTACAGAAATATTCTACTGGTTGAAGAGTTTCTTCATTTCTATATAAACCTATATGACCTACCTTTGCTGCTGGTATAAGTCTTAACATACCATCTACCATTCCTAATCCTGCTCTTAATATAGGTACTATAGCCATTTTCTTTCCTGATAACATACGACATTTTGCTTTACAAATTGGAGTTTCAATTTCTACTTCTTCTGTACTTAGATTTCTAGTTACCTCGTATGCCATAAGCATTGATAATTCTTCAACGATTTCTCTGAAATCCTTTGAACCTGTATCCTTACTTCTTATTATTGCTAACTTATGTGATATTAATGGATGTTTAATTTCTGTTACTTTACTCATTTTTTCCTCCTAAATTTATATAATTAATATTTAATAATTACAAATTATTAATTAATATTAATCTGTTTGCAATTAAATATTCGGAATTAAAAATTATTATTTACTATATTTCTTTTCGATTTCAGTTATTTTGTCAATTCTCTTTTGATGTCTATCACCTTGGAATTCTGTATTTAAAAAAGTTTTAACTATATCTAAAGCTAATCCTTCTCCAACAACCCTTTGACCTAAAGTTAATATATTTGCATCATTATGTTCTCTTGTTGCATGAGCACTAAATGTATCTGAACATAATGCAGCTCTAATACCCGGAACCTTATTGGCGGCAATACTTATTCCTATTCCAGTTCCACATACTAAAATTCCAAAATCGAATTCTTTTTTTGCAACTGCTTCTGCTACTGGAAGAGCATAATCTGGATAATCACAAGATTCTGTTGAATTGCTTCCAAAATCTTTTATTTCATAGCCTTCTGTTAGCAAAAACTTCTTTATAGTTTCTTTTAATTCAAATCCACCATGATCTGAACCTAATGCTATTTTCATAAAATAACCTCCTAAAATATCATGTCTGAATTTCACAAAAAAAGAGAAAGGTTTCCCCCTCCCTCTCCCTCTAAACTTCTATTATGTCAAACCCTGCTGCTTTATTTAATCTATTCATTACAGCCACTCCTACACCCTTTTCTTCAAAGGATTGACAAAGGATTAAATCTGCACCTAAATCATCACAAGTTCTTAATGATTCAAAAAGATTTCTAGCTATTTCTTCAAGATTTTTTTCACTTCCTAAGGAAATTACTTTACCTTTATTAAATTTATTTTTTAATTCATCTGTAGTTAAAATTACTACCTCTTTTTTTATATCTATATAATTCTCCACTATTTCTTGAATTTTTTCAATAGTTTTTTCTTTATTTCCTTTAATTATTTTTATTTTTGCTTTAGGAGCATAATGTCTATATTTCATTCCAGGTGCCTTAGGCTTTAAATCTTCCTTTGGTTTCCCAATAATTGCTTTATCTATCTCTATTTCAGGATCTATTTCTTTTAACATTTCTAATGTTATACCACCAGGTCTTAAAACAACTGGTGGATTTACAGTACAATCAACAATTGTTGATTCTACCCCCACTTCACTTTTACTACCACCTAGTATATAATCTACTCTTCCATTTAAATCTTCAATACATCTTTCTATATCAGTTGGACTTGGCCTTCCAGATATATTTGCTGAAGGAGCTGCTATTGGCTTTTTTGATAATTCAATTAATTTTAAAGCAACATCGTTATTAGGCATCCTTATTCCTATAGTATCAAGATTGGCACTAGTTATATTAGGAATAAGATCCTTCTTTTTCAATATTATTGTTAATGGTCCTGGCCAAAACTTATTTATAAGTTTTCTTGCAACTTCTGGAACCTCCTTAACTAAAGGAGTTATATCTTTATTAGCAACATGAACTATAAGGGGATTATCTTGTGGTCTTCCTTTTGCCACAAATATTTTTTTTACTGCTTCTTCATCTAAAGCATTTGCCCCTAATCCATAAACTGTTTCTGTAGGAAATGTAACAATTCCACCATTATGTATTATTTTTGCAGCTTCCTGTATTTTTTCAATATCTTTATTTAAATCTTTAATAATAGCTACCCTTGTTTCCAAAAGTTTACCTTCTTTCTTCTATAATTCTATCTGACCTCTGGCTATTTTTATATTTTCTATTGCTGATGCAGTGTACTGTGCTTTCACACAATTTTTGAAGATTTCATCAAGTAGAATATATTTTTTTAAAGCACCTCTTTTAATTACTTGAAAATAATATATTTCCTCTGGCTTATTTTTTTTAATTTTTATATAGGAATTTGAAGCTTCTGGATACTTTTTCATAAAAATCTTAGTTATAGGTTTTAAATAATTATTCCTAAATTTTGATGTTGATACTAATACAATATTAAGATCTTCACCAACTTTATTTGTATGAACTAACACTACCTTATCGCATAGTAATATCGCTTCTTTTCCAAATAAACCACTCTTAAATTTCAGCTTATTATTTTTAGCAGTAAATTTTAAATTATGATAGTTTGCTTTGGATATACAGGAGATTATTATTAGTATTTCCAATGAATATAGGTAAATCATAATAAAAAGAGATTTTACTTGAGATATTAAGAACACTAAAGGCAATGTAACAAATAACAAAAACATTAATATGTAAAATCTTTTTATACTTTTTTGTTCTTTTTTTAATGCTTTCTCTATCTTCATAATACATTTACCTGCTTTAAAAGCCTCACATAATAATGCAAGGCTTTTAAATTATATAGAATCGGTATTCCCCATTAATTTCATTTTTTCTGCTTGATCTGCTGTTATTAATGCATTTATTACTTCATCAATATCTCCATCTAAGAATGCATCTAATTTATAAAGAGTTAATCCTATTCTATGATCAGTTACTCTGCCTTGAGGATAATTATAAGTTCTAATTCTTTCACTTCTATCTCCTGATCCAACTTGACTCTTTCTTTCTTCTGCAATTCCTGCATTTCTCTCTGCTTCAGCTGCTTCATATAGTCTAGCTCTTAATACCTTCATAGCCTTTTCTTTATTTTTTAATTGTGATTTTTCATCTTGGCATGAAACTACTATTCCTGATGGGAAGTGAGTAATTCTTACAGCAGAATCTGTAGTATTTACGCATTGTCCACCATTACCTGAAGCTCTAAACACATCAATTCTTATGTCTTTTTCATTAATTTCAATTTCTACATCATCAACTTCAGGAAGAACTGCAACTGTTGCTGTTGATGTATGAATTCTTCCGCTTGATTCTGTATCTGGTACTCTTTGCACTCTATGAACTCCACTTTCATATTTTAGTTTAGAATAGGCCCCTTGACCTTTAACCATAAATACTACTTCCTTGAAGCCTCCAATATCAGTTTCATTAACATTCATAACTTCAACAGTCCATCTTTGCTTTTCTGCATATCTTGTATACATTCTGAAAAGATTAGCAGCAAATAATGCGGCTTCTTCTCCACCAGCTCCCCCTCTAATTTCAACAAATACGTTTTTATCATCATTAGGGTCTTTAGGTAATAGAAGAATTTGAATTTCCTTTTCTAGTTCTTCTTTTCTTTCTGTTAGAGATGATATTTCTTCTGAAATCATCTCCTTCATATCTTTATCACTTTCTTCAGCTAACATTTCTTTATTAGCATCTAACTCTTCTACTACATTTTTATATTCTCTATAAGCATTAACTAAAATCTCTAAATCAGCATGTTCCTTACAAAGCTTTCTCCATTCACTTTGATTAGCCATAATTGTAGGATCTGATATTTTAGCTGATAATTCTTCATATTTATTTTCCGTAAAAGCCAATTTATCTAATAACATCTTATCACTCCGTACTAAATTTTTTAACATCTATTTATTATATCAAAATACTCATAGTCTATCAATATTTAAAGTCTGCCAATACTACCCTGTCTAGCCCAGCTAAATCTTTTACTATTTTTATATTTTTAAAACCATTGTCATCTAATAATTTACTAACTTCTTCCCCTTGATCATAGCCTATCTCAAAGGCTATAATGGCATTTTTCTTTAAAACTTCTTTACTTTCTTCTATTATTCTTTTATAGAAGAATAATCCATCTTTTCCTCCATCTAAGGCTGTATGAGGTTCATAATCTTTAACATCTTCCATTAAATTATTTATTTCCTCTTTTTTAATATAAGGTGGATTTGAAACTAATATATCATATTTTTTATTATCCTTAATAACTTCTTTTAACAAATCGCTTTTAATAAATTTAACTCTATCTTCTAAATTATGTTTAATAATGTTTTTCTTTGTTATTTCTTCAGGAATGTCATAAAAATCAATTTCATCAACCCTTATATTCTTTTTATAATAAGCTAAGGCTATTCCTATAGCTCCACTTCCCGAACAAAGATCACATACTTCTAACTCTTCTTCATCATT from Clostridium isatidis harbors:
- the atpA gene encoding F0F1 ATP synthase subunit alpha, whose amino-acid sequence is MHINPEEITSIIRKEIERYEEKVETVDSGTIVQVGDGIARVYGLDDCMQGELLEFPNNVYGMALNLEQDNVGCVLLGPEDEIKEGDIVKRTNKIVEVPVGEALLGRVVNSLGEPIDGKGPINNSGYRPIEVPAPSIIDRSSVNEPLQTGIKAIDSMIPIGKGQRELIIGDRQTGKTAIAIDAIINQKGKDVICIYVAIGQKQSTVAHIVNTLDKAGALDYTIVVSGTASESAPLQYLAPYAGCSMGEYFMHDGKDVLIIYDDLSKHAVAYRTMSLLLRRPPGREAYPGDVFYIHSRLLERAAKLSEENGGGSLTALPIIETLAGDVTAYIPTNVISITDGQIFLDADLFRAGQRPAVNAGISVSRVGGNAQTKAMKQVSGTLRLELAQYRELEAFAQFGSDLDKDSKKRLEKGKRLVEVLKQNQYEPMPVEKQIVILYAAVKDFLSDIKVNAIRKFEREFLEYLDTYYRDLLKKIRNDKVLNDEIKLELEKAIIEFKKIFLQDA
- a CDS encoding F0F1 ATP synthase subunit delta, encoding MYEYLDRRYALALYDIAEKKGNVDKYIQDLKDINELIENNAELKEVIKHPQISTKQKKKTFISIFKGKIDEELLTFLLLLIEKDRILFLKEKIIQLEKIQLERKNTIKGIVKTTIPLTDKERNELVTKLEKKYNKAIILEEIIDPSILGGIYLRIDNDVIDGTVRSKLNGIKQLVTRRE
- a CDS encoding F0F1 ATP synthase subunit B, translated to MSINPSTLIATIINFVILYLILKKFFFAKIAAIIEEREELINEKLDNAEEEITKARILAIENEKILKKAREEGKLITQQEKAKADKIYHEIIEEANEEAKVIILRARKEIAREREKAEAQLKTQVVDLAMELAEKIIEKNIDEDKNRELIEDFITKVGNS
- the atpE gene encoding ATP synthase F0 subunit C; amino-acid sequence: MEMRALGAAIAVLVGIGAAIGIGNATAKAVEGIARQPEASGKITTALMLGSAFAEATAIYGLLVSILLIFVGIK
- a CDS encoding F0F1 ATP synthase subunit A — protein: MEQLEPIWSFSLGPITIDIVPEIVIQWAIMLIIILLALWTTRDLKIRPSKKQATVELLYEKLRDVLVANMGEKNLELMPFIGTLFIFLLIMNLMGLTGLPIPTKNFSVTVGLGLITFFMVQYYPIKKHGLKKYFVAYAKPTWIITPINILERIMLPISLALRLFGNILAATFLVELCYEALHGLSFFAQLVIPVPLHAYFDIFDGAIQTIIFVMLTMINIKITAEHSNPEEEH
- the wecB gene encoding non-hydrolyzing UDP-N-acetylglucosamine 2-epimerase, whose translation is MEKKKIITIFGTRPEAIKMAPLVKELEKREGIVSKVCVTAQHREMLDQVLEYFDINPDFDLNIMKNKQSLTGITNRVLEGLEEIFSKEKPDMVLVHGDTTTTFSGALAAFYQQIKVGHVEAGLRTHNKYFPFPEEMNRKLTASLADLHFAPTKNSKKNLIKEGVNEKDIYITGNTVIDAMHHTVKEDFKFSIDLLNNIDYINKKVILITAHRRENWGEGINNICEALNRIVKENEDVELIYLVHLNPIVRDVVYEKLGNNERIHLLNPLDTNETHNLMNKCFMVMTDSGGLQEEAPHLGKPVLVLRDVTERPEAVEYGTVKLVGTDVEKIVYEANKLIKNEDEYLKMSRATNPYGDGYASKRIADIIENYFNIRKLEIKEFLK
- the upp gene encoding uracil phosphoribosyltransferase, whose amino-acid sequence is MSKVTEIKHPLISHKLAIIRSKDTGSKDFREIVEELSMLMAYEVTRNLSTEEVEIETPICKAKCRMLSGKKMAIVPILRAGLGMVDGMLRLIPAAKVGHIGLYRNEETLQPVEYFCKLPQDIAERDVIVVDPMLATGGSSADALTMLKKRGAKNLRLMCLVGAPEGIKYVQEQHPDVDIYLAEIDEKLNENGYIVPGLGDAGDRLFGTK
- the rpiB gene encoding ribose 5-phosphate isomerase B; its protein translation is MKIALGSDHGGFELKETIKKFLLTEGYEIKDFGSNSTESCDYPDYALPVAEAVAKKEFDFGILVCGTGIGISIAANKVPGIRAALCSDTFSAHATREHNDANILTLGQRVVGEGLALDIVKTFLNTEFQGDRHQKRIDKITEIEKKYSK
- a CDS encoding L-threonylcarbamoyladenylate synthase, which gives rise to METRVAIIKDLNKDIEKIQEAAKIIHNGGIVTFPTETVYGLGANALDEEAVKKIFVAKGRPQDNPLIVHVANKDITPLVKEVPEVARKLINKFWPGPLTIILKKKDLIPNITSANLDTIGIRMPNNDVALKLIELSKKPIAAPSANISGRPSPTDIERCIEDLNGRVDYILGGSKSEVGVESTIVDCTVNPPVVLRPGGITLEMLKEIDPEIEIDKAIIGKPKEDLKPKAPGMKYRHYAPKAKIKIIKGNKEKTIEKIQEIVENYIDIKKEVVILTTDELKNKFNKGKVISLGSEKNLEEIARNLFESLRTCDDLGADLILCQSFEEKGVGVAVMNRLNKAAGFDIIEV
- the prfA gene encoding peptide chain release factor 1, giving the protein MLLDKLAFTENKYEELSAKISDPTIMANQSEWRKLCKEHADLEILVNAYREYKNVVEELDANKEMLAEESDKDMKEMISEEISSLTERKEELEKEIQILLLPKDPNDDKNVFVEIRGGAGGEEAALFAANLFRMYTRYAEKQRWTVEVMNVNETDIGGFKEVVFMVKGQGAYSKLKYESGVHRVQRVPDTESSGRIHTSTATVAVLPEVDDVEIEINEKDIRIDVFRASGNGGQCVNTTDSAVRITHFPSGIVVSCQDEKSQLKNKEKAMKVLRARLYEAAEAERNAGIAEERKSQVGSGDRSERIRTYNYPQGRVTDHRIGLTLYKLDAFLDGDIDEVINALITADQAEKMKLMGNTDSI